One Manihot esculenta cultivar AM560-2 chromosome 6, M.esculenta_v8, whole genome shotgun sequence DNA segment encodes these proteins:
- the LOC110617177 gene encoding probable WRKY transcription factor 14, whose amino-acid sequence MCSFFGLEMDNYQGDLTDIVRGSAGALGQSDISPVSNWEFPSDPLSLSSSSSAMEDNRDNVFGDPFVNMRDPLLYELNVAAGSGYFSSSNSTDHMLSTSLEDISNDFSGANTSNILAHKVFEEEMDKNPCNIFSRIQISQNNPTKLPASPCDSPVVASASASASSSSPRGFKASMVSIDMINTNISKTCLIDNAGPVQISSPRNLGIKRRKSQAKKVVCIPAPAAANSRPSSGEVVPSDLWAWRKYGQKPIKGSPYPRGYYRCSSSKGCSARKQVERSRTDPNMLVITYTSEHNHPWPTQRNALAGSTRSQPLKNNAGASKSSPSSQAQKTTNTKEEQKESNNDTLSPTFVCGSSTASTSVKEEIEDIEKQMEMDDANQFSEGFPYRPAIQADSNQSEDFFADLGGIETDPLDLLFSQGFTPDEQKESKALDPFGFFNWPGDTNTTTTTTTPNNNNNNNISFGETKRDS is encoded by the exons ATGTGCAGCTTCTTTGGCTTGGAAATGGACAACTACCAAGGTGATTTAACAGATATAGTTAGAGGCAGCGCTGGAGCTTTAGGCCAATCGGATATTTCTCCTGTATCCAACTGGGAATTCCCATCTGATCCGCTCAgtctttcttcttcatcatcagcTATGGAGGATAACAGGGATAATGTTTTTGGTGATCCTTTTGTTAACATGAGAGATCCACTTCTTTATGAACTCAACGTCGCCGCCGGTTCTGGCTATTTTAGCAGTTCAAATTCTACAGATCATATGCTCAGTACTAGTCTTGAGGACATAAGTAATGATTTTTCTGGTGCAAATACTAGTAATATTCTTGCCCATAAAGTGTTTGAAGAGGAGATGGATAAGAATCCTTGTAATATATTTTCACGGATTCAGATCTCGCAGAATAATCCCACCAAGTTGCCTGCTTCACCTTGTGATTCTCCTGTTGtggcttctgcttctgcttctgcttcttcttcttcgccgAGGGGCTTTAAGGCTTCTATGGTTTCAATCGACATGATTAATACTAATATCTCTAAAACTTGCTTGATTGACAACGCTGGACCAGTGCAGATCTCATCTCCAAGGAATCTGGGTATCAAAAGAAG GAAGAGCCAGGCAAAGAAGGTTGTTTGTATTCCAGCACCCGCAGCTGCTAACAGCAGGCCTAGCAGTGGAGAAGTGGTTCCATCTGATTTATGGGCATGGAGAAAATATGGTCAGAAACCCATCAAAGGTTCTCCTTATCCAAG GGGATACTACAGATGCAGCAGTTCAAAGGGTTGCTCAGCGAGGAAACAAGTGGAGCGTAGCCGGACCGATCCTAACATGTTGGTTATCACCTATACTTCTGAGCACAACCATCCATGGCCAACTCAGAGGAATGCTCTTGCAGGGTCGACAAGGTCTCAGCCATTAAAGAACAATGCTGGTGCTTCGAAGAGCTCCCCAAGCTCTCAAGCACAAAAGACAACAAATACCAAGGAAGAACAGAAGGAGAGCAACAATGACACATTGTCTCCAACCTTCGTTTGTGGTAGCTCAACAGCAAGTACATCAGTAAAAGAAGAGATTGAGGACATTGAGAAGCAAATGGAGATGGATGATGCTAATCAATTCAGCGAAGGGTTTCCTTATAGACCTGCAATTCAAGCAGACTCAAACCAATCTGAAGATTTCTTTGCTGATTTGGGAGGCATAGAGACAGACCCGCTTGATCTTTTGTTTAGCCAAGGATTCACTCCAGATGAACAGAAAGAAAGCAAGGCCTTGGATCCATTCGGTTTCTTCAATTGGCCAGGGGACACaaacaccaccaccaccaccaccacccccaacaacaacaacaacaacaacatttCCTTTGGAGAAACCAAAAGGGATTCATAA